In a single window of the Acyrthosiphon pisum isolate AL4f chromosome X, pea_aphid_22Mar2018_4r6ur, whole genome shotgun sequence genome:
- the LOC103312036 gene encoding LOW QUALITY PROTEIN: ATP-dependent DNA helicase PIF1-like (The sequence of the model RefSeq protein was modified relative to this genomic sequence to represent the inferred CDS: deleted 1 base in 1 codon), with translation MQHSSMATVLKRCKIIIWDECTMAHKHSLEALNRTLKDIKNSDKLFGGTLLVLSGDFRQTLPVIPRSTYANEINACLKSSPLWRNVEKLQLKINMRVQMLQYPSAETFSKQLLDIGDGKVAIDETGNVKLPTDFCTIADSQDTLIEQIFPDVHTQYINHEWLAERAILAAKNVDVDNINLKIQMLLPENLVSYKSIDTVCDDSEAVNFPTEFLNSLDLPGMPPHNLQLKVGSPIIMLRNLNPPRLCSGTRLVIQKLMKNVIEARILNGKFRGENILIPRIPIIPTNVPIQFKRIQFPIRLAFAMTINKSQGQTMSVCGLDLRTPCFSHGRLYVACSRVGKPSSLFVLAKDGLTKNIVHAIALRDRYCLIVLLS, from the exons ATGCAACATTCATCCATGGCCACTGTGCTGAAAcggtgtaaaattattatttgggaTGAATGTACTATGGCACACAAACATTCACTTGAGGCGTTGAACAGGACATTGAAAGATATTAAAAACAGTGACAAACTATTTGGAGGAACTCTGTTGGTCCTTTCAGGTGATTTCAGACAAACACTTCCAGTCATTCCACGTTCGACATACGCTAATGAGATCAACGCTTGCTTAAAATCATCTCCATTGTGGCGTAATGTTGAAAAATTAcagctaaaaataaatatgcgcGTTCAAATGCTTCAATATCCATCCGctgaaacattttcaaaacaactCTTAGATATCGGTGATGGAAAAGTTGCTATAGATGAAACTGGAAACGTAAAATTACCGACCGATTTCTGCACAATCGCTGATTCGCAAGATACTctcattgaacaaatatttcCCGATGTACACACACAGTACATAAATCATGAGTGGCTTGCAGAAAGAGCGATTTTAGCGGCAAAAAATGTAGACGTTGACAATATAAATCTGAAGATACAGATGTTGTTGCCAGAGAACTTGGTATCATATAAATCTATTGATACAGTTTGCGACGACAGCGAAGCAGTAAACTTTCCCACAGAGTTTTTGAACTCACTGGATTTGCCAGGCATGCCACcgcataatttacaattaaaggTTGGATCTCCAATTATCATGCTTCGTAATTTGAACCCGCCCCGGTTGTGCAGCGGTACGCGATTagtcattcaaaaattaatgaaaaacgtgATCGAAGCCAGGATTTTAAATGGCAAGTTCAGAGGTGAAAATATACTCATACCGCGGATtcctattatacctactaatgtGCCAATTCAATTCAAACGTATTCAGTTTCCGATTAGATTGGCATTTGCAATGACTATCAACAAATCCCAAGGTCAAACGATGTCTGTTTGTGGATTAGATTTGAGAACACCATGTTTTTCACACGGACGTTTG TACGTGGCATGCTCTCGAGTGGGTAAACCATCCAGTTTGTTTGTGTTAGCTAAAGATGgactaacaaaaaatattgttcacgcTATTGCATTAAGAGATCGATATTGTTTAATAGTGTTACTGtcgtaa
- the LOC115033173 gene encoding uncharacterized protein LOC115033173: MYNEALIAIEDLCIVIANLPLSNFGMNSPNRTASDLMNTEMNRELQYSTVEMAAIVARNVRLMNEEQRTIYDRIMLAVSAGQGGFFFLDAPGGTGKTFVISLILAEIRSNNEIALAVASSGIAATLLDGE, translated from the exons ATGTACAATGAAGCATTGATTGCTATCGAGGATCTTTGCATTGTCATTGCCAACTTACCACTTAGTAATTTCGGTATGAATTCGCCAAATCGAACTGCATCTGATTTAATGAATACTGAAATGAATCGTGAACTGCAGTACAGTACTGTAGAAATGGCAGCGATTGTTGCCCGCAATGTCCGACTAATGAATGAGGAACAAAGAACCATTTATGATCGCATTATGCTCGCAGTTTCAGCTGGACAAGGTGGGTTCTTCTTTTTGGATGCACCGGGTGGAACTGGCAAAACATTCGTTATTTCGCTAATTCTTGCTGAAATACGATCAAATAATGAGATCGCATTGGCCGTTGCATCATCGGGCATTGCAGCAACTTTATTGGATGGAG AATAA